A genomic segment from Chitinophaga flava encodes:
- a CDS encoding FAD-dependent oxidoreductase produces the protein MKRRNFLGMLALSGGAVVAKPVLGLAEQNKGAVTARGKRRVEKITADLVIAGGGLGGVAAALAALHNKQTVILTEETDWIGGQLTQQGVPPDEHPWIETHGAPARYRELRNRIREYYVRYYPLTADARQRPQLNPGDGAVSKLCHEPRVALAVMQDMLAPFISNGSLVLLTEHKVVRAQVEGNKVLSLVVRNLRTGEELILKGSYFSDATEMGDLLPMTGTEFVTGTESRRDTGELHAPEKGNPENNQAFTVCFAIDYVPGGNFVIDKPAEYDFWRNHVPALTPAWSGKQLDLHYSDPRTLKPKLLGFHPEGVKTGDALNLWNYRRIINKNNFEEGLYAGDVTIVNWPQNDYMLGNLIGASPEKFHYHVGRAKQLNLSLLYWLQTEAPRPDGGKGWPGIRLRKDIMGTADGMAKYPYIREARRIKAKFTILEEHVGAEQRTQKTGQTQGVKAATFHDSVGVGYYHIDLHPSCAGVNYVDFGSLPFQIPLGALLPKRMENLLPANKNIGTTHITNGCFRLHPVEWSIGEAVGLLVAFARSKNVTPGQVWEQASLLKDFQDYIQAQGVETAWPAQS, from the coding sequence ATGAAGAGAAGGAATTTTTTGGGAATGCTGGCACTGAGTGGAGGAGCTGTTGTTGCCAAACCTGTATTGGGACTGGCTGAGCAGAACAAAGGGGCAGTAACGGCAAGGGGTAAACGTAGAGTGGAGAAAATAACAGCCGACCTGGTGATTGCGGGTGGCGGGCTTGGGGGAGTGGCGGCTGCATTGGCAGCACTGCACAACAAACAAACCGTGATCCTGACGGAGGAAACAGACTGGATAGGTGGGCAGCTGACGCAGCAAGGTGTGCCACCGGATGAACATCCGTGGATTGAAACCCATGGTGCGCCGGCACGTTACCGCGAATTGAGAAACCGTATCCGTGAATATTATGTACGCTACTATCCGCTCACAGCTGATGCCCGGCAACGGCCCCAACTCAATCCGGGTGACGGTGCCGTGTCGAAGCTTTGTCATGAGCCCAGAGTGGCATTGGCTGTGATGCAGGATATGTTGGCGCCTTTTATCAGTAATGGCAGTCTGGTGTTGCTCACAGAACACAAGGTGGTACGTGCACAGGTAGAGGGGAATAAGGTGTTGTCGCTGGTAGTGCGGAATCTGCGTACCGGTGAGGAGTTGATTTTAAAAGGCAGTTATTTTTCGGATGCTACCGAAATGGGTGATCTGTTGCCTATGACAGGGACCGAATTCGTGACAGGAACAGAGTCCAGACGGGATACCGGTGAGTTGCATGCACCGGAAAAGGGCAACCCTGAAAATAATCAGGCTTTCACGGTATGCTTTGCGATTGATTATGTACCGGGTGGCAACTTCGTGATCGACAAACCGGCTGAATATGATTTCTGGCGTAATCACGTGCCGGCGCTGACACCCGCCTGGTCGGGCAAGCAGCTGGACCTGCACTATTCCGATCCCCGTACGCTGAAACCCAAGCTGTTGGGCTTCCATCCGGAAGGCGTCAAAACGGGCGATGCGCTTAACTTGTGGAACTACCGCCGTATCATCAATAAAAACAACTTCGAAGAAGGGCTGTATGCCGGTGATGTGACCATCGTCAACTGGCCGCAGAATGATTATATGCTGGGCAACCTGATCGGCGCCAGCCCGGAGAAATTTCATTATCATGTGGGAAGGGCCAAACAGCTCAATCTCTCCCTGTTGTACTGGCTGCAGACAGAGGCTCCGCGTCCGGACGGCGGCAAAGGCTGGCCTGGCATCCGGCTGCGTAAGGATATTATGGGCACCGCCGATGGTATGGCAAAATATCCATATATCCGGGAGGCGCGGCGTATCAAGGCTAAATTCACCATCCTCGAAGAACATGTAGGAGCCGAGCAGCGGACGCAGAAAACGGGTCAGACCCAAGGCGTGAAAGCCGCTACTTTCCACGACAGCGTAGGAGTGGGGTATTATCATATCGACCTGCACCCCAGTTGTGCAGGTGTGAACTATGTAGACTTCGGGTCTTTGCCTTTCCAGATTCCTTTGGGCGCCTTGTTGCCCAAAAGAATGGAGAACCTGCTGCCTGCCAACAAAAACATTGGTACCACACATATTACCAATGGCTGTTTCCGCCTGCATCCGGTAGAATGGAGCATAGGAGAGGCCGTGGGGCTGCTGGTGGCTTTTGCCCGCAGCAAAAATGTGACACCCGGGCAGGTATGGGAACAGGCATCACTGCTGAAGGATTTTCAGGATTATATCCAGGCACAGGGCGTGGAAACGGCCTGGCCGGCACAATCATAG
- a CDS encoding SGNH/GDSL hydrolase family protein translates to MNFRILLLCTYVVACVSCTSRSYTVINKGIADNNTSDLLTRVDKDVLALHPDLVVMMVGTNDMVNSSKLVSEEQFATQYRSLVQQLRKEGAVVVLMSSLPVDTGYLFQRHPRALYPVDPNRKLDNVRTIVQQIAVTEQVYFLDLRDIFQRRGEPVRTASSLIVNAANMGKEDGIHPTAEGYRFIADQLYRYLKAHRLLRKHHRILCFGDSITYGAFMEGAGTDNGNTYPAFLKRMLNR, encoded by the coding sequence ATGAACTTCAGAATCCTTCTCCTATGCACCTATGTGGTGGCCTGTGTTTCCTGTACCTCCCGTTCTTATACGGTGATCAATAAAGGTATTGCCGATAATAATACCAGCGATCTGCTGACAAGAGTTGATAAAGATGTGCTGGCGTTGCATCCTGACCTGGTAGTGATGATGGTGGGGACCAATGATATGGTTAATTCCAGTAAGCTGGTGAGTGAGGAGCAGTTTGCAACGCAGTACCGGAGCCTGGTGCAGCAGTTGCGAAAGGAAGGTGCGGTGGTGGTGCTGATGAGTTCTCTGCCGGTAGATACAGGGTATCTGTTTCAGCGTCATCCGCGTGCGTTGTATCCGGTAGATCCTAACCGGAAGCTGGATAATGTCCGGACTATTGTACAACAGATAGCTGTTACGGAACAAGTGTATTTCCTGGATCTGCGGGATATTTTCCAGCGGCGTGGGGAGCCTGTCAGAACGGCCTCTTCTCTGATTGTGAATGCAGCTAATATGGGCAAGGAAGATGGTATTCATCCTACCGCAGAAGGGTACCGGTTTATAGCAGATCAGTTGTACCGCTATCTGAAGGCGCACCGGCTGTTACGCAAACATCATCGTATCCTTTGTTTTGGAGACAGTATTACTTATGGGGCATTTATGGAGGGGGCAGGTACTGATAACGGGAACACCTATCCGGCGTTTCTGAAAAGAATGTTGAATCGTTAG
- a CDS encoding SusC/RagA family TonB-linked outer membrane protein, producing MGKLARRWRTGSILLLLLAILQHPEAFGQKSFLFKGRVKDADGTPLIGVNVVMKGTVKGGTTNANGDFQFSGTTATATLVFSFVGYKTTEVEASSQQEVNIFLEPANKQIGEVVVVGYGTQKKVNLTGAVSVVDGKTMNTRSVASASLALQGVAPGVTVTQQSGVPGGDAGTIRIRGIGSINAGQNPLVLVDNIEMSLDAIDPNNIASISVLKDAAAAAIYGSRAANGVILITTKRGISGVNISYNGYLAKQTPTNLPKKVDGLDHMKLWDVAQVNSGLPPAFTQQIADYEKLGPDNFARYNTNWKDLILVNNGIMHNHNLSLSAGTDKIKVFGSGGYLDQNGLTANTNFKRLDLRFNTDIALTSKLSASADVVVNRSERSWPGQSTPQGIIRAMIGLPAIAPGQFNTGEWGEGWSNMNPAAQAKDGGFDKRVTDSRILTGTLTYKPIKGMELLASYSSNTANGHARQLQDQYKIYTADVANNKLLFARNWPANNALYDNTSQTTRNVFRSQASYNWNMGQHGFAVLGGFTTELFKTSYINTQRQNLISPSLPYLDAADPLGQTLSGSQSEYAMASAYSRINYNYKEKYLLELNGRFDASSRFRKDNWWKLFPSVSAGWRISEENFWKSISNVINSAKIRGSYGALGNQDLVVDGVANYYPTYAMYSTGNANNYYFGNVVNAGYALSTAANPYIRWETSKIMDVGIDFTTLNNHLTVTADYFKRNIIDMLQLDGVPAYVGLGAPFVNIGSMRNTGWELGIGWKDRAGEFTYSVQANLSDVKNEVVSLGGKEYINGALIMREGYPLNSYYGYQAEGLFQSQEEIDKAPFHFANTKPGDIRYADISGPNGKPDGKIDAYDRVVLGNSFPRYEYSLNLNGQYKGFDLNIFLQGVGKRNNYMSGTGAQPFYSANFQGTMFEHQKDYWTPDNPNAAYPRLTANSIANNYVTSSYWMRSGAYLRLKNVVLGYTVPKSLTSRAKIKSVRVYVSGQNLFTWDKFFPGFDVEQTNTAGEFYPIMRTYTVGLNVNF from the coding sequence ATGGGAAAACTTGCACGCCGCTGGCGAACAGGCAGTATCCTGCTGCTGTTGCTCGCCATCCTCCAACATCCGGAGGCCTTTGGGCAGAAAAGCTTTTTATTTAAAGGAAGAGTAAAAGATGCTGACGGGACACCGCTCATCGGTGTGAACGTAGTCATGAAAGGCACCGTTAAAGGTGGTACTACCAATGCCAATGGCGATTTTCAGTTTTCCGGAACTACGGCAACGGCTACACTTGTTTTCTCATTTGTGGGATATAAGACAACGGAAGTGGAAGCCAGCAGCCAGCAGGAAGTAAACATCTTCCTGGAACCGGCCAATAAACAAATTGGGGAAGTGGTAGTGGTAGGTTATGGTACCCAGAAAAAAGTAAACCTTACAGGCGCCGTATCAGTAGTAGATGGAAAAACGATGAACACCCGTTCTGTGGCTTCGGCCTCCCTGGCCTTACAGGGCGTGGCGCCGGGCGTAACTGTTACACAGCAGTCCGGTGTGCCGGGTGGTGATGCAGGTACTATCCGTATCCGTGGTATCGGCTCCATCAATGCCGGTCAGAACCCGCTGGTACTGGTAGACAATATCGAGATGAGCCTCGATGCGATTGATCCTAACAACATTGCCAGCATCTCCGTATTGAAAGATGCTGCTGCCGCCGCTATCTACGGTTCCCGTGCAGCCAACGGCGTTATCCTCATCACTACCAAAAGAGGGATCAGCGGCGTGAACATCAGTTATAATGGTTATCTCGCCAAACAAACACCTACCAATCTTCCTAAAAAGGTGGATGGTCTGGACCATATGAAACTGTGGGATGTGGCACAGGTAAACAGTGGTTTGCCTCCTGCTTTTACCCAGCAGATCGCTGACTATGAAAAACTGGGACCAGATAATTTCGCCCGCTATAATACCAACTGGAAAGACCTGATCCTGGTCAACAATGGTATCATGCATAATCACAACCTGAGCCTGTCGGCTGGTACAGATAAAATCAAAGTATTTGGCTCCGGTGGTTACCTGGATCAGAACGGCCTCACCGCCAACACTAACTTCAAACGCCTCGACCTACGTTTTAATACAGATATCGCGCTCACCAGCAAACTGTCTGCTTCTGCCGATGTAGTAGTAAACAGGTCTGAACGTTCCTGGCCCGGCCAGTCTACTCCGCAGGGCATTATCCGCGCTATGATAGGTCTGCCGGCTATTGCGCCCGGTCAGTTTAATACCGGTGAATGGGGAGAAGGATGGTCTAACATGAACCCCGCTGCACAGGCTAAAGACGGCGGCTTCGACAAACGCGTCACCGATTCCCGTATCCTCACCGGCACCCTTACTTACAAACCAATCAAAGGCATGGAACTATTGGCCAGCTACAGCTCCAACACTGCCAATGGCCATGCAAGACAGCTGCAGGACCAATACAAAATCTATACAGCAGATGTGGCCAACAACAAACTGCTCTTTGCCCGCAACTGGCCTGCCAACAACGCTTTGTACGACAATACTTCACAAACTACCCGCAACGTATTCCGTTCTCAGGCCAGCTACAACTGGAATATGGGCCAACATGGTTTCGCTGTATTGGGTGGTTTCACCACAGAGTTGTTTAAAACAAGTTATATCAACACACAACGTCAGAATCTGATTTCTCCTTCACTGCCATACCTGGATGCCGCAGACCCGCTGGGGCAAACACTCTCCGGGTCACAAAGTGAATACGCCATGGCTTCTGCCTATTCCAGGATCAATTACAATTACAAAGAAAAATACCTGCTGGAACTCAACGGTCGCTTTGACGCGTCTTCCCGCTTCAGAAAAGACAACTGGTGGAAACTCTTCCCCTCCGTGTCTGCCGGCTGGAGGATTTCAGAAGAAAATTTCTGGAAGTCTATCAGTAATGTCATTAACAGCGCTAAGATCAGAGGCTCCTATGGTGCATTGGGCAACCAGGACCTGGTGGTAGATGGTGTGGCCAACTATTATCCCACTTATGCGATGTATAGCACCGGCAACGCCAACAACTATTACTTCGGTAATGTGGTGAATGCCGGTTATGCACTCAGCACTGCTGCCAACCCTTACATCCGGTGGGAGACTTCCAAAATCATGGACGTAGGTATTGACTTCACCACACTCAACAACCACCTGACTGTTACTGCCGACTACTTCAAACGCAACATCATTGACATGTTGCAGTTGGACGGTGTACCTGCTTATGTAGGACTGGGCGCGCCTTTTGTAAACATCGGATCTATGCGCAACACCGGTTGGGAACTCGGTATCGGCTGGAAAGACCGTGCCGGTGAGTTCACGTATTCTGTACAGGCCAATCTTTCTGATGTGAAGAATGAAGTGGTGAGCCTGGGTGGTAAAGAATACATCAATGGTGCACTGATCATGCGGGAAGGTTATCCCTTGAATTCCTACTACGGCTATCAGGCTGAGGGCCTGTTCCAGTCGCAGGAAGAAATAGATAAAGCACCTTTCCACTTCGCCAATACAAAACCCGGCGATATCCGTTATGCAGACATCAGCGGTCCTAATGGCAAACCGGATGGTAAAATCGATGCCTACGACCGCGTAGTGCTGGGCAACTCCTTCCCCCGTTATGAATACAGCCTTAACCTCAACGGCCAGTATAAAGGATTTGATCTGAATATATTTTTGCAGGGTGTAGGCAAACGTAACAACTATATGTCCGGTACCGGTGCACAGCCTTTCTATTCCGCCAATTTCCAGGGAACGATGTTTGAGCACCAGAAAGATTACTGGACGCCAGATAATCCCAATGCAGCTTATCCAAGACTAACAGCCAACAGCATCGCCAATAACTACGTGACTTCTTCCTACTGGATGCGTTCCGGTGCTTATCTGCGACTCAAAAACGTAGTACTGGGTTATACAGTGCCTAAATCTCTGACCAGCAGAGCAAAGATCAAATCAGTAAGGGTATATGTGAGTGGACAAAACCTGTTCACCTGGGATAAATTCTTCCCTGGTTTTGATGTAGAGCAGACGAATACTGCAGGAGAATTTTACCCGATCATGAGAACTTATACCGTTGGCCTTAACGTAAATTTCTAA
- a CDS encoding RagB/SusD family nutrient uptake outer membrane protein, which yields MKKLIYKIIGCTFFLASMSGCNKFLDRAPLSAPATGTFLNNENEINVSLTAVYASIKWEFGLVPYQSGSDAWTDLAILRANDLGEGTFDTYNAHPKALWTFAYATIQRANTMLDGMVKAKASVPAATYNRMEAEARVLRAWSYFYLAFMFGDAPLITKPLQPTEFYNQKRAPKQDIVKFIYAELDEAAKSLDWLPSVRGRVSKSVAMGLKARAAINNKDYQIAADAAKLVIDNAGISLNPKFQDLFTRSGQKPNAGNEIMLEVLYTDALASSITYLPLGNASRAAGGQSGRFPTQRLVDMFECNDGKRIDESPKYDPQNPSKNRDLRLKYTVSLPGDTLTMNNTTFVYDIYKNTTSFKNGDGTWSVKTNADYDNAFGPSKSGVGYLWTKYTMTDENVFLAKVSFILMRYAEVLLTYAEAKIELGQLDGTVIAAINKVRQRAGQPVVSTAIETDQTELRKLIRRERTVELAVEGFRWFDIRRWEIADLVMPGKVVGIAKSPAAMPSIPNFKASPVHDLNSIPDYTGQLDLRYTRETRFWTPKLMLLPVPQSERDINPGLSQNKDW from the coding sequence ATGAAAAAACTTATTTATAAAATAATTGGTTGCACTTTTTTCCTGGCCAGCATGTCGGGTTGCAATAAGTTCCTGGACAGGGCGCCGCTGAGTGCTCCGGCCACCGGTACTTTTCTGAATAATGAAAATGAAATCAATGTTTCCCTGACAGCGGTGTATGCCTCTATCAAATGGGAGTTTGGCCTGGTGCCTTACCAGTCTGGTTCTGATGCATGGACCGATCTGGCTATTCTGCGTGCCAACGATCTGGGAGAAGGAACTTTTGACACCTACAACGCACACCCCAAAGCACTGTGGACATTTGCCTATGCTACCATTCAGCGTGCCAATACCATGCTCGATGGTATGGTGAAAGCCAAAGCCAGTGTGCCGGCGGCCACTTACAACCGTATGGAAGCAGAAGCCAGAGTACTGCGCGCCTGGTCTTATTTTTACCTGGCCTTTATGTTTGGAGATGCGCCACTGATCACCAAACCACTGCAGCCTACTGAATTTTACAACCAGAAACGGGCGCCCAAACAGGATATTGTAAAATTCATTTATGCTGAACTGGATGAAGCCGCCAAATCACTGGACTGGCTGCCATCTGTGAGAGGCAGAGTAAGCAAGTCTGTAGCTATGGGCCTGAAAGCCCGTGCTGCCATAAATAATAAAGACTATCAGATAGCTGCCGATGCGGCCAAACTTGTGATAGACAACGCAGGCATCTCCCTGAATCCAAAGTTCCAGGATCTGTTTACCCGCAGTGGTCAGAAACCTAATGCTGGTAATGAAATCATGCTGGAAGTGCTGTATACCGATGCGCTGGCAAGCTCCATCACCTACCTGCCGCTGGGTAATGCATCCCGCGCTGCTGGCGGACAGTCCGGCCGTTTTCCTACACAGCGCCTCGTGGATATGTTTGAGTGCAACGATGGTAAGAGAATTGATGAATCACCCAAATACGATCCGCAGAACCCTTCCAAAAACAGGGACCTGCGCCTGAAATACACAGTGTCTCTGCCTGGTGATACGCTGACGATGAACAACACCACTTTTGTATATGATATCTACAAGAACACTACTTCGTTCAAAAATGGAGATGGTACCTGGTCGGTAAAAACCAATGCAGACTATGATAACGCCTTTGGTCCTTCCAAAAGCGGCGTCGGTTATCTGTGGACCAAATACACCATGACGGATGAAAATGTGTTTCTGGCTAAAGTGAGTTTTATTCTGATGCGTTATGCAGAGGTATTGCTGACTTATGCCGAAGCAAAAATTGAACTGGGTCAGCTGGATGGTACTGTGATAGCGGCTATCAACAAAGTAAGACAACGTGCCGGTCAGCCGGTAGTATCTACCGCTATCGAAACAGACCAGACAGAGCTGCGTAAACTGATTCGCCGCGAACGTACAGTGGAGCTGGCAGTAGAAGGTTTCCGCTGGTTTGATATCCGCCGCTGGGAGATTGCAGACCTGGTGATGCCCGGCAAAGTAGTGGGGATCGCCAAAAGCCCTGCAGCCATGCCATCCATCCCTAATTTTAAAGCTTCCCCGGTACATGACCTGAACAGTATTCCGGATTACACCGGCCAGCTGGACCTGCGTTACACCAGAGAAACACGTTTCTGGACACCGAAACTGATGTTGTTGCCGGTACCGCAATCAGAGCGGGATATTAATCCGGGGCTGAGTCAGAATAAAGACTGGTAA